In Acidobacteriota bacterium, one DNA window encodes the following:
- a CDS encoding Gfo/Idh/MocA family oxidoreductase — MRVGIVGTGAISAKHALAYRNIGFEIVACTNHTASKGQAFAAEHGAEYVATVEELCRHPRIDYVDLCTFPDFRLPVAELCAENRKHLLVQKPMAIDLATARTMISVAADAGIQLGVVSQRRFDDSTIFLKRAIQQGRLGRILQADAYVKWHRSAEYYSRPIKGSWKVEGGGALINQGIHQVDLLLYLIGPVARVSAEWQLGALHRIESEDVVSALLRYENGATGVIQASTAIWPGYPERVEIHGTKGTAILTGDKLTTWAVHDDAGESAPVETKSASGASDPMAISVVPFERQFLDFAEACRTGREPLCSGEDGYRALDLVLRIYKSCRGNSAPESIDAHQSPR; from the coding sequence TTGCGCGTAGGAATCGTTGGAACCGGCGCTATCTCTGCGAAGCATGCGCTTGCCTATAGAAATATAGGCTTTGAGATCGTCGCCTGCACCAACCACACCGCAAGCAAAGGGCAGGCCTTTGCCGCGGAGCATGGAGCGGAGTACGTCGCGACCGTAGAAGAGTTGTGCCGTCATCCCAGGATCGACTACGTCGACCTGTGCACCTTCCCCGACTTCCGCCTCCCCGTTGCGGAGTTGTGCGCAGAAAACCGCAAACACCTCCTCGTGCAGAAGCCGATGGCGATCGACCTGGCAACCGCGCGGACGATGATCTCCGTTGCGGCGGACGCCGGCATTCAACTCGGCGTCGTCAGCCAGCGCCGCTTCGACGACTCGACAATCTTTTTGAAGCGCGCCATTCAGCAAGGACGCCTCGGCCGCATCCTGCAAGCCGACGCTTACGTGAAGTGGCACCGCTCAGCGGAGTATTACAGCCGCCCCATCAAGGGCAGTTGGAAGGTTGAAGGCGGCGGCGCGCTCATCAACCAGGGAATCCATCAGGTCGATCTGCTCCTCTATCTGATCGGCCCCGTCGCGCGAGTCTCCGCCGAATGGCAGCTTGGAGCGCTGCACCGCATCGAGTCGGAGGACGTCGTCAGTGCCCTGCTCCGTTATGAGAACGGCGCAACCGGCGTCATCCAGGCTTCAACGGCGATCTGGCCAGGCTACCCGGAGCGCGTCGAGATTCACGGCACAAAAGGCACCGCCATCCTCACCGGCGACAAGCTCACGACGTGGGCCGTTCACGATGATGCAGGCGAATCCGCGCCCGTGGAGACGAAGAGCGCTTCAGGAGCATCGGACCCGATGGCCATCTCAGTAGTCCCATTCGAGCGGCAGTTCCTTGACTTCGCCGAGGCATGTCGCACGGGCAGAGAGCCCTTGTGCTCGGGTGAGGATGGGTACCGCGCGCTTGATCTCGTGCTCCGCATCTACAAATCATGCCGAGGCAATTCCGCTCCCGAATCTATAGATGCTCACCAGAGCCCCAGATGA
- a CDS encoding TIM barrel protein → MNPNLSRRTFVAGLTAAAAAASLPSFAAPRKSRIQFGYAAITWGNEIRQSIDDISAVGYKGIQLRANALTEFKPAELKELLARRKLTFTALSSGDLSLDGPEPPQLATHLAHAQFVKDSGGRYLQILDKLTSYTRTATPDECKRLGKLLTELGKRTADIGIPLGYHNHLNTLSQKPENLDIILENSDPKYVKLELDTAHAVAGGGDPVQMIRKYHDRLLFMHLKDVRDIPANTPKAMYPFEFVELGRGRVDLPGVFAALDQVAFNGWAIVELDRVPDKSGTPKESAVISKNYLEQKIGVKV, encoded by the coding sequence ATGAACCCCAACCTGTCGAGACGGACCTTTGTGGCAGGCCTTACCGCTGCTGCCGCCGCTGCATCGTTGCCCTCATTCGCGGCCCCCCGCAAGAGCCGCATCCAGTTCGGCTATGCCGCCATCACCTGGGGCAACGAGATACGCCAGTCGATCGACGACATCTCCGCCGTCGGCTACAAAGGCATCCAGTTGCGCGCCAATGCCCTCACCGAATTCAAGCCCGCCGAGCTCAAAGAGCTTCTCGCCCGGCGCAAGCTCACCTTCACTGCGCTCTCCAGCGGCGACCTCTCGCTCGATGGTCCCGAGCCCCCCCAGCTTGCAACGCATCTTGCCCATGCGCAGTTCGTGAAGGACTCAGGCGGACGCTATCTCCAGATACTGGACAAACTCACCAGCTACACGCGCACCGCCACCCCCGACGAGTGCAAGCGCCTCGGCAAATTGCTTACGGAGCTTGGCAAACGCACAGCCGATATCGGCATCCCGCTCGGCTATCACAACCACCTCAATACGCTGAGCCAGAAGCCCGAAAACCTCGACATCATCCTTGAGAACTCCGACCCGAAGTACGTCAAGCTCGAGCTCGATACCGCGCACGCAGTCGCAGGAGGAGGCGACCCGGTTCAGATGATCCGCAAGTACCATGACAGGCTTCTGTTCATGCACCTCAAGGACGTTCGCGATATTCCTGCAAACACGCCAAAGGCGATGTATCCGTTCGAGTTCGTCGAGCTTGGACGCGGACGCGTCGATCTTCCCGGCGTCTTTGCCGCGCTCGACCAGGTCGCGTTCAACGGATGGGCCATCGTCGAGCTCGACCGCGTCCCTGACAAATCGGGAACGCCGAAGGAGTCGGCCGTTATCAGCAAAAACTATCTCGAGCAGAAGATCGGCGTCAAAGTTTAA
- a CDS encoding DUF4159 domain-containing protein — MRGLQMAAIVMAVPGVILGAVLAQEAFREYPSVEYGRNIPLPLDWQRPGEWTFARLMFPPGPLDGYRGRFDGPWQEGLSLWTQDYPRADRAMANAVRRLTRVDARSVEQAVNPDDGDEIYNWPWLYAVQVGEWGLTEKQAQKLRDYLLRGGFFMADDCHGTEEQAYFEKTMKMVFPDRELVDIPNDDPIFHTVFNLDNRFQIPGAEHLRTGHKKDGYVAHWKGIYDDKGRIMVAFSLNSDLGDSWEFLDDPRYPAKYSVLGTEIGVNYVVYAMTH; from the coding sequence ATGCGCGGTCTCCAGATGGCGGCGATAGTGATGGCGGTTCCGGGAGTGATCCTCGGGGCGGTCCTTGCCCAGGAGGCGTTTCGCGAGTATCCCTCTGTCGAATATGGGCGGAACATTCCGCTTCCTCTGGACTGGCAGAGACCGGGGGAGTGGACGTTTGCACGGTTGATGTTTCCTCCGGGGCCTTTGGATGGATATCGTGGGCGGTTCGATGGCCCGTGGCAGGAAGGGTTGTCGCTGTGGACGCAGGATTATCCACGCGCCGACCGCGCCATGGCCAATGCGGTGCGGCGCTTAACCAGGGTGGATGCGCGCTCGGTGGAACAGGCTGTGAATCCCGACGACGGCGACGAGATCTACAACTGGCCGTGGCTCTATGCGGTGCAGGTGGGAGAGTGGGGGCTTACGGAGAAACAGGCGCAAAAGCTGCGCGACTACCTGCTGCGGGGAGGCTTCTTTATGGCCGACGACTGCCACGGCACCGAGGAGCAGGCCTACTTCGAAAAGACGATGAAGATGGTCTTTCCGGACCGCGAGCTGGTGGATATCCCGAACGACGATCCGATCTTCCATACGGTCTTCAACCTGGACAACCGCTTTCAGATACCGGGGGCGGAGCATCTGCGCACGGGGCATAAGAAGGATGGCTATGTCGCCCATTGGAAGGGAATCTACGACGACAAGGGCCGCATCATGGTGGCTTTCTCGTTGAACTCCGACCTGGGGGACTCGTGGGAGTTTCTGGACGACCCGCGTTACCCGGCGAAGTACTCGGTGCTGGGGACGGAGATCGGGGTGAATTATGTGGTGTATGCGATGACGCACTGA
- a CDS encoding multicopper oxidase domain-containing protein, which translates to MKRRDLLKIGALAAARSGISRVPLLAQSPAPTAAGKADYTLRIAPVTVELDRSHIISTIGYNGTAPGPVLRMRDGKPVTVEVINDTDTPELVHWHGMLIPPEVDGTEEEGSPLVAPHGRHRYQLTPGPAGSRWYHSHAMAMDDLHKGAFTGQFGFVYVEPAHDPGRYDQELFLALRDWEPFFTATMEDDDDDSHNGPTPEKPATLNTDPNGLEVGSMTYSINDKALGAGEPIRVREGQHLLIHFLNASAIENRRIAFAGHRMKVIALDGNPVPTPQMVDSLFLGTGERADVVVEMTQPGVWILGSTEKMVRESGLGIVVEYAGQHRQPQWIDPPKAPWDYTIFGNPAIKSPEPQRTIETVFEKLPGGAGKFNSWLVNGKPYPHDREFVLERGVRYRLIMRNRSDDAHPMHLHRHLWELVEINGKKTAGIIKDTVVVPYYGRATVDFTADQPGLSLFHCHIQQHMDYGFKALFRYT; encoded by the coding sequence ATGAAACGGCGCGATCTGCTCAAAATTGGCGCTCTTGCCGCCGCCCGGTCTGGAATCTCTCGCGTCCCCTTGCTCGCCCAGTCGCCAGCGCCGACAGCGGCCGGCAAAGCCGACTACACCCTCCGCATCGCCCCCGTCACCGTCGAGCTCGACCGCTCGCATATCATCTCCACCATCGGCTACAACGGCACCGCCCCAGGCCCTGTCCTGCGTATGCGCGACGGCAAACCCGTCACCGTCGAGGTCATCAACGACACCGACACCCCCGAGCTCGTCCACTGGCACGGCATGCTCATCCCGCCCGAGGTCGACGGCACCGAAGAAGAAGGCTCGCCCCTCGTCGCACCGCACGGCCGCCACCGCTACCAGCTCACCCCCGGCCCGGCCGGCAGCCGCTGGTATCACTCCCACGCCATGGCCATGGACGACCTCCACAAGGGCGCCTTCACCGGCCAGTTCGGCTTCGTCTACGTCGAACCCGCCCACGACCCCGGCCGCTACGACCAGGAGCTCTTCCTCGCCCTGCGCGACTGGGAGCCCTTCTTCACCGCCACCATGGAAGACGACGATGACGACTCGCACAACGGCCCCACCCCCGAAAAGCCGGCGACCTTGAACACCGACCCCAACGGCCTCGAAGTCGGATCGATGACCTACTCCATCAACGACAAGGCCCTCGGCGCGGGCGAACCGATCCGCGTGCGCGAGGGCCAGCACCTGCTCATCCACTTCCTCAACGCCAGCGCCATCGAAAACCGCCGCATCGCCTTCGCCGGCCACAGGATGAAGGTCATCGCCCTCGACGGCAACCCCGTACCCACGCCGCAGATGGTCGATTCACTCTTCCTCGGCACCGGCGAACGCGCCGACGTCGTCGTCGAGATGACGCAACCCGGCGTCTGGATACTCGGCTCAACCGAAAAGATGGTCCGCGAATCCGGCCTCGGCATCGTCGTCGAGTACGCCGGACAGCACCGCCAGCCGCAGTGGATCGACCCACCCAAAGCACCCTGGGACTACACCATCTTCGGCAACCCCGCAATCAAATCGCCCGAGCCCCAAAGAACCATCGAAACCGTCTTTGAGAAGCTTCCCGGAGGCGCAGGCAAGTTCAACTCGTGGCTCGTCAACGGCAAACCCTACCCGCACGACCGTGAGTTCGTCCTCGAACGAGGAGTCCGCTACCGGCTCATCATGCGCAACCGCTCCGACGACGCCCACCCCATGCACCTGCATCGCCACCTGTGGGAGCTGGTCGAGATCAACGGCAAAAAAACCGCAGGCATTATTAAGGACACCGTCGTCGTCCCCTACTACGGACGAGCGACCGTCGACTTCACCGCCGACCAGCCGGGCCTCTCCCTCTTCCACTGCCACATCCAGCAGCACATGGACTACGGCTTCAAAGCCCTCTTCCGCTACACCTGA
- a CDS encoding DUF4159 domain-containing protein, with protein sequence MKLSQAAAVSVVLAICCAGLRGYQRVADFGFGNDDSPTNIKAEFYWSRLAFATNLQGMNSFGGRGYWWRNAWSRDYPKADRQFLIAMHRLTRIDGRPMEQVVTLDSDEIFNYPWIYAVQVQMWSFTDKEAQRLREYLLKGGFLMVDDFHGTEDWENFMNGMRQVLPDHPVEDLKSGDEIFHTLYDVDDKMQIPGEQWIRTGRTYEKDGYQPKWRAIRDDKGRIMVAICHNMHLGDAWEWADDPNYPEPFASMAFRVGLDYIIYGMTH encoded by the coding sequence ATGAAGCTCTCGCAAGCCGCAGCCGTATCGGTGGTCCTGGCGATCTGCTGCGCTGGATTACGAGGGTATCAGCGGGTTGCCGACTTTGGCTTTGGCAATGACGATTCTCCGACAAATATCAAGGCGGAGTTTTACTGGTCGCGGCTGGCATTTGCGACGAACCTGCAAGGGATGAACAGCTTTGGGGGGCGCGGGTACTGGTGGAGAAATGCGTGGTCGCGCGACTACCCGAAGGCCGACCGCCAGTTCCTGATTGCGATGCACCGGCTGACGCGCATCGACGGACGCCCGATGGAGCAGGTGGTGACGCTCGACTCCGACGAGATCTTCAACTATCCGTGGATTTATGCCGTCCAGGTGCAGATGTGGTCGTTCACCGATAAGGAGGCGCAGAGGCTGCGCGAGTACCTGCTGAAGGGTGGCTTCCTGATGGTGGATGACTTTCATGGGACGGAAGACTGGGAGAACTTCATGAACGGGATGCGGCAGGTGCTTCCGGACCATCCCGTGGAGGACCTGAAGAGCGGCGACGAGATCTTTCATACGCTGTACGACGTTGACGACAAGATGCAGATTCCGGGCGAGCAGTGGATTCGCACCGGGCGCACGTATGAGAAGGACGGCTATCAGCCGAAGTGGCGTGCGATTCGCGACGACAAGGGGCGCATCATGGTGGCGATCTGCCACAACATGCACCTGGGCGACGCGTGGGAGTGGGCAGACGATCCGAACTACCCGGAGCCGTTTGCTTCGATGGCGTTTCGCGTGGGGCTGGATTACATCATCTATGGCATGACGCATTAG